In Halorientalis sp. LT38, a genomic segment contains:
- a CDS encoding ion transporter, whose amino-acid sequence MGRDASVSDERNRRELVEFYLLDHRTIPGKIIDVALLGLNLVFVGIFIVETYPIGAEFRSLLWRLEVGIAFIFSVEYVLRLYGAPDRISEFFNGYTMVDLLAILPTLFVFALPVSLGALQIGFLRAIRIVRVLRFYRFTDDAEFFFGTISDNTLRATKLLLTILVLLFVSAAVFYSVETASNPDVSTFGDAFYYAVITLSTTGFGDIIPVTTAGRWVTVGAILAAIIVIPRQASKFVREWASKEKVNVTCPHCGLSHHDPDASHCKACGHVIYQELDSRT is encoded by the coding sequence ATGGGCCGCGACGCATCCGTTTCGGACGAACGGAACCGCCGTGAGTTAGTCGAGTTCTACCTCCTGGATCACAGGACGATCCCCGGGAAGATCATCGACGTCGCCTTGCTGGGGCTCAATCTGGTGTTCGTCGGCATCTTCATCGTCGAAACGTACCCGATCGGCGCCGAGTTCCGATCCCTGCTCTGGCGTCTCGAGGTCGGGATCGCCTTCATTTTCTCCGTGGAATACGTATTGCGACTGTACGGCGCTCCCGATCGAATCTCGGAATTTTTCAACGGGTACACGATGGTCGATCTGCTCGCGATCTTGCCGACGCTCTTCGTGTTCGCACTTCCGGTGTCCCTCGGCGCGCTCCAGATCGGGTTTCTGCGTGCGATCCGGATCGTCCGCGTCCTGCGGTTCTACCGCTTTACGGACGATGCGGAGTTTTTCTTCGGAACGATCTCGGACAACACGCTGCGTGCCACGAAGCTACTGTTGACGATTCTGGTCCTCCTGTTCGTCTCCGCCGCGGTATTCTACAGCGTCGAAACCGCGTCGAATCCCGACGTCTCGACGTTCGGAGACGCCTTCTACTACGCCGTCATCACGCTCTCGACGACGGGGTTTGGCGATATCATCCCCGTCACGACGGCAGGTCGGTGGGTGACGGTCGGCGCGATCCTGGCCGCGATCATCGTCATCCCACGGCAGGCGAGTAAATTCGTCAGGGAGTGGGCGTCCAAGGAGAAAGTCAACGTCACCTGTCCACACTGCGGGCTGTCACATCACGATCCGGACGCGTCGCACTGCAAGGCCTGCGGCCACGTCATCTATCAGGAACTCGACTCCCGGACGTAA
- a CDS encoding sodium:calcium antiporter, protein MPGLLVSLALAVVATLVIWKGSGYFEQAAERLSKYYGLPVAVHGAIVVAVGSSFPEISSIVISTVVHGDFSLGVGAIVGSAIFNLLVIPALSAFSSEDLEATRDIIHKDAQFYVISVLVLFIVFALGATYVPGGTNSAAILTPALVVLPLATYGIYVFLHQQDASDHVAKDAPDVRPLKEWGTLAVALLVIAVGVEGIVRAALSLGDIFGTPTFLWGLTVIAAGTSLPDAFVSVRAAKNDDSVTSLTNVLGSNTFNLLVAIPVGVLLAGSATINFLVAIPTMGFLAFATLVFIVFTRTDLEITDLEAAGFVGLYVLFLLWMTLESIGVIETVKGI, encoded by the coding sequence ATGCCGGGCCTCCTCGTGTCCCTCGCCCTCGCCGTCGTCGCGACGCTGGTCATCTGGAAGGGCAGCGGATACTTCGAGCAGGCCGCGGAGCGGCTCAGCAAGTACTACGGCTTGCCGGTCGCCGTCCACGGGGCCATCGTCGTGGCCGTCGGATCGAGTTTCCCGGAAATCAGTTCGATCGTCATCAGTACGGTCGTCCACGGCGACTTCTCCCTCGGGGTCGGCGCCATCGTCGGGAGCGCGATCTTCAACCTCCTCGTCATTCCGGCCCTCTCTGCCTTCTCGAGCGAGGACCTGGAAGCGACGCGGGACATCATCCACAAGGACGCGCAGTTCTACGTCATCAGCGTCCTCGTGCTATTCATCGTGTTCGCGCTCGGTGCGACGTACGTCCCGGGGGGCACGAACAGCGCGGCGATCCTGACGCCGGCGCTGGTCGTCCTCCCGCTCGCAACCTACGGAATTTACGTCTTCCTCCATCAGCAGGACGCCAGCGATCACGTGGCCAAGGACGCTCCCGACGTCCGCCCGCTGAAAGAGTGGGGAACGCTCGCGGTGGCGCTGCTGGTCATCGCCGTCGGCGTCGAAGGGATCGTCCGCGCTGCCCTGTCGCTCGGCGATATTTTCGGGACACCGACCTTCCTGTGGGGCCTGACCGTGATCGCGGCCGGAACGAGCCTGCCCGACGCCTTCGTCAGCGTTCGGGCCGCCAAGAACGACGACAGCGTCACCAGTCTCACGAACGTCCTCGGGAGCAACACGTTCAATCTCCTGGTCGCCATCCCCGTCGGCGTCCTCCTGGCGGGCTCGGCGACCATCAACTTCCTCGTCGCCATCCCGACGATGGGATTCCTCGCGTTCGCGACGCTCGTCTTCATCGTCTTCACCCGGACCGACCTCGAAATCACCGACCTCGAAGCGGCCGGGTTCGTCGGACTCTATGTGCTGTTTCTCCTCTGGATGACCCTCGAATCGATCGGCGTCATCGAGACTGTCAAGGGTATCTGA
- a CDS encoding enoyl-CoA hydratase/isomerase family protein, with protein MREVGTGHVTLEIDGHRADIVLNRPDKRNAMNQAVLGDLRTAFEEVDADEDVRAIALLGEGPVFSAGMDLEMMAGRAEEGGELEVGLGDVTEVIADARVPVVAGIKRAAPAGAFELTLPADFRIISEDAQYGVIEVKLGLFPSAGAPTRLARLVGLAKAKELVLSGEFIEPEEAERIGLVNEVCDAEDVDDRARAQADRLAENAPLGMERARKVLNATLNMPLEESLEYEQALSGPLTDTEDYTEGFEARIEGREPEFEGR; from the coding sequence ATGAGAGAAGTTGGCACTGGACACGTCACGCTGGAGATCGACGGGCACCGCGCCGATATCGTCCTGAACCGACCGGACAAACGCAACGCGATGAACCAGGCCGTCCTGGGCGACCTCCGGACGGCGTTCGAGGAGGTCGACGCCGACGAGGACGTCCGCGCGATCGCGCTGCTCGGCGAGGGCCCGGTGTTCTCCGCCGGGATGGACCTGGAGATGATGGCCGGCCGCGCCGAGGAGGGCGGCGAACTCGAAGTCGGCCTCGGCGACGTCACCGAGGTCATCGCCGACGCCCGAGTGCCAGTCGTCGCCGGCATCAAGCGCGCCGCCCCGGCGGGCGCCTTCGAGTTGACCCTGCCCGCGGACTTCCGGATCATCTCCGAGGACGCCCAGTACGGCGTCATCGAGGTGAAACTGGGACTCTTCCCCAGCGCCGGCGCACCGACGCGGCTGGCGCGGCTGGTCGGCCTCGCGAAGGCCAAGGAACTCGTCCTCTCCGGGGAGTTCATAGAGCCCGAAGAGGCCGAACGGATCGGGCTGGTGAACGAGGTCTGCGACGCCGAAGACGTCGACGACCGCGCCCGGGCGCAGGCGGATCGGCTCGCCGAGAACGCCCCGCTGGGCATGGAACGAGCCCGGAAAGTGCTGAACGCCACGCTGAATATGCCCCTGGAGGAGTCGCTGGAATACGAGCAGGCGCTTTCGGGGCCGCTGACCGATACCGAGGATTATACCGAGGGGTTCGAGGCTCGGATCGAGGGGCGGGAGCCGGAGTTCGAAGGGCGGTAA
- a CDS encoding DUF4397 domain-containing protein — protein sequence MAAPAIAQEDGDDEDEDEPGAQIRLVHGVADGPAVDVYIGGERVLQEVEPGSVVEYQEVEAGNHTIVMVAAEDPGGVVLETTFEAEERGNYTVAAAGQFDEGDGEIEPAVLLDNATQPPGELASVRLAHLVRGAPDVTVTLNETDGVVFESVSFGNSSMYRTIPEGDYTFDIRAGGADGEIIQSVDADLTGGQATSLLAIGAEDENETLQVLQQTDPIGPEDLSPDIVPEPDGDAADETDDTDDNATDDTDANETDGIDTDDIEVETEAADDEDAADEEDEEDAADDETDPDVDVDDEAGDNETDGGDAGADIGLNGLP from the coding sequence GTGGCCGCTCCAGCGATCGCACAGGAGGACGGAGACGACGAGGACGAAGACGAGCCCGGCGCACAGATCCGACTCGTCCACGGGGTCGCGGACGGGCCCGCGGTGGACGTGTACATCGGCGGTGAACGAGTCCTCCAGGAGGTCGAACCCGGTTCGGTAGTCGAGTACCAGGAGGTCGAAGCCGGCAATCACACCATCGTGATGGTCGCGGCCGAGGACCCGGGTGGCGTGGTCCTCGAGACCACGTTCGAGGCAGAGGAGCGCGGGAACTACACCGTCGCGGCCGCCGGGCAGTTCGACGAGGGCGATGGAGAGATCGAGCCGGCCGTCCTGCTCGACAACGCGACGCAGCCGCCGGGAGAGCTCGCCTCCGTCCGCCTGGCGCACCTGGTTCGCGGCGCTCCCGACGTGACGGTGACGCTCAACGAGACCGACGGCGTGGTCTTCGAGTCGGTGAGCTTCGGTAACTCCTCGATGTACAGGACGATCCCCGAGGGCGACTACACCTTCGACATCCGTGCCGGCGGCGCCGACGGTGAGATCATCCAGTCCGTCGACGCCGACCTCACGGGCGGACAGGCGACCTCGCTGCTCGCCATCGGTGCCGAGGACGAAAACGAGACCCTGCAGGTCCTCCAGCAGACCGACCCCATCGGTCCGGAGGACCTGAGCCCCGACATCGTCCCCGAGCCCGACGGCGACGCGGCTGACGAGACCGACGACACCGACGACAACGCGACCGACGACACGGACGCCAACGAGACCGACGGAATCGACACCGACGACATCGAAGTAGAGACGGAGGCGGCCGACGATGAAGACGCGGCTGACGAAGAGGACGAGGAAGACGCGGCCGACGACGAAACCGATCCCGACGTCGACGTCGACGACGAGGCAGGCGACAACGAGACCGATGGCGGCGACGCGGGCGCCGACATCGGCCTGAACGGCCTGCCCTGA
- a CDS encoding sulfite exporter TauE/SafE family protein yields MSNGSLSDIDVDYEEPAYEQPEIDAVARELDERPLAVRAAIGARTRRRLLWLGLGFLGSLLAGLLALGVRPSDPAAIGRVLVPTVILAAAVFETFDSASGMGFGTALSPLLFSLGYSPLEVVPALFIAESTTGLLAGAMHHEFRNVEFSVRPPLTEATRAVVVLTAGGVVGVVLSVALGYLAFSLPAALVEAYVAVLVISMGVIGLLRESLPRSDVYRPRRLAGFALLAGVNKGISGGGFGPVVTLGQIFAGVYEKTATAITSLAEGLVSLVGMAVYLALFAAGFPISYQLLPSLLVGSVIAAVLAPYIVRVLPGRILGPLIPAYAFAIGLVMLLQYL; encoded by the coding sequence ATGTCGAACGGGTCTCTCTCAGACATCGACGTCGACTACGAGGAACCGGCCTACGAACAACCGGAGATCGACGCAGTCGCGCGCGAACTCGACGAGCGACCGCTCGCGGTCCGGGCCGCCATCGGTGCGCGGACGCGACGACGACTGCTCTGGCTCGGCCTCGGCTTCCTCGGCTCGCTCCTGGCGGGTCTTTTGGCCCTCGGCGTCCGGCCGAGCGATCCAGCGGCGATCGGTCGCGTCCTCGTCCCGACGGTGATCCTCGCCGCCGCCGTCTTCGAGACGTTCGATTCGGCGTCCGGGATGGGGTTCGGAACGGCACTCTCCCCGCTGCTGTTCTCGCTGGGGTATTCCCCGCTGGAGGTCGTCCCCGCTCTGTTCATCGCCGAGAGTACGACCGGCTTACTGGCCGGTGCGATGCACCACGAGTTCCGGAACGTCGAGTTCTCCGTTCGGCCCCCGCTCACGGAGGCGACCCGTGCGGTGGTCGTGTTGACGGCCGGCGGCGTCGTCGGCGTCGTCCTCTCGGTCGCGCTCGGGTATCTGGCCTTCAGTCTCCCGGCCGCGCTCGTCGAGGCCTACGTGGCAGTCCTGGTGATCTCGATGGGCGTGATCGGCCTCCTGCGCGAGTCCCTCCCCCGGTCGGACGTCTACCGGCCGCGACGGCTGGCGGGGTTCGCCCTGCTCGCCGGCGTCAACAAGGGGATCTCTGGCGGGGGCTTCGGCCCTGTCGTGACGCTCGGACAGATCTTCGCCGGCGTCTACGAGAAGACGGCGACCGCGATCACCTCGCTGGCCGAGGGGCTGGTCTCGCTGGTCGGTATGGCCGTCTACCTGGCGCTGTTCGCGGCCGGCTTCCCGATCAGTTATCAGCTGCTCCCCTCCCTGCTCGTCGGATCGGTGATCGCCGCCGTCCTGGCTCCCTACATCGTCCGCGTTCTGCCCGGGCGAATCCTGGGCCCGCTCATCCCCGCGTACGCGTTCGCCATCGGCCTCGTCATGCTCTTGCAGTACCTCTGA